Proteins encoded by one window of Lactobacillus sp. ESL0684:
- a CDS encoding SprT family protein, whose translation MTQAELEYLVQQDSLDFFGLPFTHQVKINTRMTTTGGRYHLSDHHLEINAHFLAKKYRTDLIGIIKHELTHYHLHLSGQGYRHCDRDFQVLLKQVGGLRYTPDIGLRRCKKTNYHYICQSCGQKYARVRRVNLYRYRCGRCGGQLKLINSNVTK comes from the coding sequence ATGACACAAGCAGAATTAGAATATTTGGTGCAACAAGATTCATTAGATTTTTTCGGATTACCATTTACTCATCAAGTTAAAATTAATACGAGGATGACAACTACTGGTGGCCGTTATCATTTAAGTGATCATCATCTTGAAATTAATGCGCATTTTCTGGCAAAAAAATATCGGACTGATTTAATTGGGATTATTAAGCATGAATTAACGCATTATCATCTCCATTTATCAGGACAGGGATATCGGCATTGTGATCGTGATTTTCAAGTTTTGCTAAAACAAGTTGGTGGTCTGAGATATACGCCAGATATTGGTTTAAGACGCTGTAAAAAGACAAATTATCATTATATTTGTCAAAGTTGTGGACAAAAATATGCTAGGGTTCGCCGAGTTAATCTGTATCGTTACCGATGTGGACGCTGCGGCGGTCAACTTAAGTTAATTAATTCTAATGTTACAAAATAA
- a CDS encoding glycosyltransferase encodes MIPKIIHYVWVGGNPKPKNIQRCMRTWQKHLPDYQIIEWNETNFDIHENKYVEQAYQAKKWAFVSDYIRAKAVYEMGGIYLDTDVLVLDNLHSLLANRAFVGFENSDNPFTAVFGAQKGHPLLKDMLDYYDDRDFTFDKDHQLAGVNTLSVADILKNKYGAKPNNQAQMLKTGIKVYPDGVLCNPSADSKTIHVFTGTWMEGAKPLKRKLVTALKVRIKTKRQAALYARFFR; translated from the coding sequence ATGATTCCCAAAATTATTCATTACGTTTGGGTTGGCGGTAATCCGAAACCTAAAAATATTCAGCGCTGTATGCGAACTTGGCAAAAACATTTACCAGATTATCAAATAATAGAGTGGAATGAAACTAATTTTGATATTCATGAAAATAAGTATGTTGAGCAAGCTTATCAAGCAAAAAAGTGGGCTTTTGTATCTGACTATATTCGTGCCAAAGCAGTTTACGAAATGGGTGGTATTTATTTAGATACTGATGTATTAGTACTAGATAATTTACATTCATTACTAGCAAATCGAGCTTTTGTTGGCTTTGAAAATTCTGATAATCCTTTTACTGCAGTTTTTGGTGCGCAAAAAGGGCATCCGCTACTTAAGGACATGCTAGACTATTATGATGATCGCGATTTTACTTTTGATAAAGACCATCAGCTAGCTGGAGTTAACACATTATCGGTTGCTGATATCCTCAAAAATAAGTATGGCGCTAAGCCTAACAATCAAGCTCAAATGCTCAAAACTGGTATTAAGGTTTATCCAGATGGGGTTTTATGTAATCCCTCTGCTGATTCTAAAACGATTCATGTTTTCACTGGTACTTGGATGGAAGGCGCTAAGCCGCTTAAACGCAAATTGGTAACAGCACTTAAAGTTAGAATTAAAACTAAACGGCAAGCGGCTTTGTATGCTCGGTTTTTCAGATAA
- a CDS encoding oligosaccharide flippase family protein, whose product MKKTFLNILYNAVYQIFLVLVPLITVPYLSRILGPKTYGIYSNVNNTVQFLMIFCTLSVSYIGMRTISQKRAFGNRQQLTEAFWGLWYFQALAGIATIIIVVTVASFFRIKYWQYLLLMVPYLISAQVDISWFFQGLAEFGRVVLKNTAVKLVSVVLILLWVKQPTDLWKYMLIMSVSTMLGSLVFWFEIHRYVDRPVGHFYQFQTTVKTIITLLIPQIATQIYTSLDKPILGFFQNSTQVAYYDNSQRISNMVLGVITSISLVIMPKMASESQKEQRVVLKKSLEATVWLGTMFAVVIMANTKEFVPFFFGEKFTPMIPLMFFFTLTIIMIPTGGVFANQFALANHRDRDYALPVIIGAILEVILSFFLDQLYGATGAMCAILITEFVVLILRLWIVRDGYDFKYSFQEIPKYFLIAAVVLAVGMVLPQLSSSAFINMVLKSVIMLVLYMALMFLLKLDFNQDIIELVKNFCKRG is encoded by the coding sequence GTGAAAAAAACTTTTTTAAATATCTTATATAATGCAGTTTACCAGATTTTTCTTGTGTTAGTGCCGCTAATTACAGTGCCATATTTGTCAAGAATACTGGGTCCAAAAACTTATGGGATATACAGCAATGTCAATAACACTGTGCAATTCTTGATGATTTTTTGTACCTTATCAGTTTCTTATATTGGGATGCGAACGATTTCTCAAAAGCGTGCTTTTGGTAATCGTCAGCAATTAACTGAAGCCTTTTGGGGATTGTGGTACTTTCAAGCTTTGGCAGGGATTGCTACTATTATAATTGTGGTAACGGTTGCTAGCTTTTTCAGGATCAAATATTGGCAGTATTTATTATTAATGGTGCCATACCTTATTTCAGCCCAGGTCGATATTTCCTGGTTTTTTCAAGGATTAGCAGAATTTGGTCGGGTAGTATTAAAGAATACTGCTGTTAAATTGGTTTCTGTGGTGCTAATTTTATTATGGGTCAAGCAGCCAACGGACTTATGGAAGTACATGTTAATTATGTCAGTATCGACTATGCTTGGTTCACTAGTTTTTTGGTTTGAAATCCATCGTTATGTAGATCGGCCAGTAGGTCATTTTTATCAATTTCAAACAACGGTCAAAACCATCATTACGTTGTTAATTCCGCAAATCGCCACGCAAATCTACACTTCTCTTGATAAGCCGATTTTAGGTTTTTTTCAAAACTCCACTCAAGTAGCATATTATGATAACTCACAGCGAATTTCTAATATGGTTTTAGGCGTGATTACTAGCATTTCTTTGGTGATTATGCCCAAAATGGCTAGTGAAAGTCAAAAAGAGCAGCGAGTTGTTTTAAAAAAATCATTGGAAGCCACAGTTTGGCTCGGAACTATGTTTGCAGTGGTGATTATGGCTAATACTAAAGAGTTTGTGCCCTTCTTTTTTGGTGAAAAATTTACACCGATGATTCCATTGATGTTTTTCTTTACTTTAACTATTATTATGATCCCAACTGGTGGTGTGTTCGCTAATCAATTTGCGCTAGCAAATCACCGTGATCGTGATTATGCGCTTCCTGTAATTATCGGTGCGATCTTAGAGGTGATTTTGAGCTTTTTCTTGGATCAACTGTATGGTGCAACTGGGGCAATGTGTGCGATTTTGATAACGGAATTTGTTGTGCTAATTTTACGATTATGGATTGTACGAGATGGATATGATTTTAAGTATTCTTTTCAAGAGATCCCGAAGTATTTTTTAATTGCTGCAGTAGTATTAGCAGTAGGCATGGTGTTGCCCCAGCTATCTTCGTCCGCTTTTATCAATATGGTTTTGAAATCGGTGATTATGCTAGTCTTGTATATGGCCTTAATGTTTTTACTGAAACTGGACTTTAATCAAGATATAATTGAACTAGTTAAGAACTTTTGTAAACGAGGTTAA
- a CDS encoding CDP-glycerol glycerophosphotransferase family protein, translating to MKSFLFRLYLSLMKFCARFVKIKATKIVVLNGSGRSGSNGYLFAKYLKNAHPEYTVTLVEPWPSAHLSWQTWYEIGAAKFVLTTHQPFKVHKRQVNLQFWHGIPLKRMGLAAYNTQAKDNRRNTRLWLKTTDVVCSSSDLYETLMSACIPISAPKYQQLGFPRWDALQQAAVAKQQILKDLFNQHDEQAELGIYVPTFREELADEQLIEAIKNGNFLGLSDFDAAALNDALKKRHQYLIIKLHPYEMQLVEQLTSSYSNFALLKNDYLFANDIDLYELLGATDFLMTDFSSIYFDYLHLDRPIIFLTNYLPQYEKVRGLLIGPYQQVVPGPCVNNQMELVQSLQQLPQNQKKYESLRQYWLALTNQVDSSNYCEDIFNYLTSNF from the coding sequence ATGAAAAGTTTTTTATTTCGGCTCTATTTAAGTTTGATGAAATTTTGTGCACGTTTTGTCAAAATAAAAGCAACAAAAATTGTGGTGCTAAATGGTTCGGGAAGGTCTGGCTCTAATGGGTATCTATTTGCCAAATATCTAAAAAATGCACACCCAGAATATACGGTTACACTAGTTGAACCGTGGCCATCTGCTCACTTATCTTGGCAAACTTGGTATGAAATTGGCGCGGCTAAATTTGTGTTAACGACTCACCAACCATTTAAGGTACACAAAAGGCAAGTAAATTTACAGTTTTGGCATGGAATTCCGCTCAAGCGCATGGGTCTAGCTGCTTATAATACTCAAGCTAAAGATAATCGTCGTAATACAAGATTATGGCTTAAGACAACAGATGTAGTTTGCTCAAGTTCTGATTTATACGAAACGTTGATGAGCGCTTGTATTCCGATTAGCGCTCCTAAGTATCAGCAGTTGGGTTTTCCGCGATGGGATGCTCTGCAGCAAGCGGCAGTTGCTAAACAACAAATTTTAAAAGATTTGTTTAACCAACATGATGAACAAGCTGAGCTAGGAATATACGTGCCAACTTTTCGTGAAGAATTAGCTGATGAGCAGCTGATAGAGGCAATTAAGAATGGAAATTTTTTGGGTTTGTCGGATTTTGATGCGGCAGCATTGAATGACGCTCTTAAAAAGCGGCACCAATATTTAATCATTAAATTACATCCTTACGAAATGCAGTTAGTTGAACAGTTAACTAGTAGCTATTCTAATTTTGCGCTCTTGAAAAATGACTATTTATTTGCTAATGATATTGATTTATATGAATTATTAGGTGCAACCGATTTTTTGATGACCGATTTTTCCTCGATTTATTTTGATTATCTTCATTTAGATCGGCCAATCATCTTTTTAACCAATTATCTACCGCAATATGAAAAAGTTCGTGGATTACTAATTGGACCTTATCAGCAGGTTGTTCCTGGACCGTGTGTTAATAATCAAATGGAGCTAGTTCAAAGTCTGCAGCAATTGCCACAAAATCAGAAAAAATATGAATCGCTAAGGCAATACTGGTTAGCATTAACTAACCAAGTTGATAGTTCCAATTATTGCGAGGATATCTTTAACTACCTGACTAGTAATTTTTAG
- a CDS encoding GntR family transcriptional regulator — MNSEQAFSAIPLYKKIYLDLKQQITNGSLKPQQKLPSEHFLCQNYQVSRITVRKALKLLGDEKLIVSVQGKGSYVSSTKMTGKLNRVQGFSEFAVSRDKASKQTILKREILKNPAIAKALLLPEQADLIYIKRLFQVDEVSIAIDEAWLSAKHYPDLLVNINEQTPLYEYLENKYHEIATSSHREINSVLPSSTQKELLSLTKTVPLFEVEKLAYDQFKQPLEYSHYVVRGDKMTYTIDSTSDSHIHLNDK, encoded by the coding sequence GTGAATTCTGAGCAAGCATTTTCTGCCATTCCACTTTATAAAAAAATCTATCTTGATTTGAAACAACAAATTACTAATGGTAGCCTCAAGCCACAACAAAAATTACCTAGTGAGCATTTTCTCTGTCAAAATTATCAAGTCAGTAGAATTACTGTACGCAAAGCATTGAAACTACTAGGTGATGAAAAATTAATCGTCTCAGTTCAAGGTAAAGGTTCGTATGTTTCTTCTACAAAGATGACGGGTAAGTTAAACCGAGTTCAAGGATTCTCAGAATTTGCCGTTTCACGCGACAAAGCCAGTAAACAAACAATTCTTAAACGAGAAATCTTAAAAAATCCTGCAATTGCTAAAGCATTGCTTCTACCTGAACAAGCAGATTTAATTTATATTAAACGGTTATTTCAAGTTGACGAAGTTTCAATTGCAATTGATGAAGCCTGGCTTTCAGCAAAACACTACCCTGATCTGCTAGTCAATATCAATGAGCAGACACCACTTTACGAATACCTTGAAAACAAATATCACGAAATTGCCACCAGTTCCCATCGTGAAATTAATAGTGTTTTACCCTCATCCACACAAAAAGAACTGCTTAGTCTGACTAAAACAGTTCCTTTATTTGAAGTCGAAAAGCTGGCTTACGATCAGTTTAAGCAGCCACTGGAATATTCACACTATGTGGTTCGCGGCGATAAAATGACTTATACTATCGACTCGACTTCTGATAGCCATATTCACTTAAATGATAAGTAA
- a CDS encoding ATP-binding cassette domain-containing protein: MTDNILEVRHLKQYFPMANKKTVKAVDDVSFNIKGGETYGLVGESGSGKTTIGRSIIRLYQPTSGEVSFEGMPIAGKLTKVQTTKLRKDMQMIFQDPMSSLNPRKKVGEIIKLGLDIHFPELTDDEKVQRVVDMLQVVGLDSSFINRYPRELSGGQRQRIGIARVVIMRPRLIIADEAISALDVSVQAQVVNLLQKIQQETGSAMLFIAHDLAMVKHISSHLGVIHLGHIVESGPTAEIFAHPTHPYTKSLLAAIPTTNPIAEQNKKLPNYQATRKQYEAKAMINLGNDHFVLDDGSWS, translated from the coding sequence ATGACTGATAATATTCTTGAAGTGCGCCATCTGAAGCAATACTTTCCGATGGCAAATAAAAAAACTGTTAAAGCCGTTGATGATGTTTCTTTTAATATTAAGGGTGGCGAAACTTATGGTTTAGTAGGTGAATCGGGGAGTGGAAAAACTACGATTGGCAGATCAATTATCCGTTTGTACCAACCAACTAGTGGTGAAGTCTCATTTGAAGGGATGCCAATTGCTGGTAAGCTTACTAAAGTTCAAACAACGAAGTTGCGCAAAGATATGCAAATGATCTTTCAGGATCCGATGTCGTCTTTAAATCCGCGTAAAAAAGTTGGCGAAATTATTAAATTGGGACTAGATATTCATTTTCCTGAATTGACTGATGATGAAAAAGTGCAACGTGTGGTAGATATGCTGCAAGTGGTAGGACTGGATAGTTCATTTATTAATCGTTATCCAAGAGAACTTTCTGGAGGGCAAAGACAGCGAATTGGGATTGCTCGCGTGGTAATTATGCGTCCAAGGCTAATTATTGCTGATGAAGCAATTTCGGCGTTAGATGTTTCTGTTCAGGCACAAGTGGTTAATTTGCTGCAAAAAATTCAGCAAGAAACTGGAAGTGCAATGCTATTTATAGCCCATGATTTGGCAATGGTCAAACATATTTCAAGTCATCTTGGAGTAATTCATTTAGGTCATATCGTTGAATCGGGTCCAACTGCAGAAATCTTTGCTCATCCAACTCACCCCTATACTAAGAGTTTATTAGCTGCCATTCCTACTACGAATCCAATTGCAGAACAAAATAAAAAGCTGCCTAATTATCAGGCAACCAGAAAACAATATGAAGCTAAAGCCATGATCAATCTTGGCAATGATCATTTTGTTTTAGATGATGGCTCATGGAGTTAA
- a CDS encoding ABC transporter ATP-binding protein — MMKQTVLEIKNLRVVYHTDRGDVQAVRGISYQVKQGETVALVGESGCGKSASVKPIMGQPEANQSVSADAINFTYQTAAGQKTINLLKTKSKVLQNQIKGKEIAMVFQDPMTSLDPTMRIKQQIAEAVKAANPRLERTEINKRVLDLITTVGIHNAKVVQNQYPHQLSGGMRQRIVIAIALAGDPRLLICDEPTTGLDVTIQARILNLIKEIQRNRQLSVIFITHNLGVVANIANYVNVMYAGKIVETGTSKDIFFDPRHPYTWGLLESVPDINEDVSVLPTISGTIPDLTQPIVGDAFAPRNPYALNVDFKQEPPMFKINDHHYAATWLLDSRAPKVAVPAILQKRIRKMKEADLND; from the coding sequence ATGATGAAACAAACTGTTTTAGAAATAAAAAATTTACGAGTAGTTTACCATACTGACCGTGGTGATGTTCAGGCTGTTAGGGGAATTAGTTATCAAGTTAAACAGGGGGAGACTGTTGCTTTAGTTGGTGAATCTGGCTGCGGTAAATCTGCTAGTGTTAAACCAATTATGGGACAGCCAGAGGCTAATCAATCTGTTAGCGCGGATGCTATCAACTTTACCTATCAAACAGCTGCAGGACAAAAAACGATTAATTTGCTTAAAACTAAATCTAAAGTTCTGCAAAATCAAATTAAAGGCAAAGAAATTGCCATGGTTTTTCAAGATCCAATGACCTCTCTTGATCCAACAATGAGAATTAAGCAACAAATTGCTGAAGCTGTTAAGGCAGCTAATCCACGACTTGAGCGAACGGAAATAAACAAAAGGGTTTTGGATCTAATTACGACAGTTGGAATTCATAATGCAAAGGTTGTCCAAAACCAATACCCGCACCAACTCTCTGGTGGTATGCGGCAGAGAATTGTAATTGCAATTGCATTAGCTGGGGATCCAAGATTATTGATTTGTGATGAGCCAACTACTGGTCTCGATGTGACAATTCAAGCTCGTATTTTGAACTTAATTAAAGAAATTCAGCGCAATCGACAATTGTCAGTAATTTTTATAACTCATAATCTGGGAGTGGTAGCTAACATTGCTAACTATGTAAATGTGATGTATGCTGGCAAGATTGTTGAAACAGGTACAAGTAAAGATATCTTTTTTGATCCAAGGCATCCCTATACTTGGGGACTACTTGAATCTGTACCAGATATTAATGAAGATGTGTCTGTATTACCGACAATTTCAGGAACGATCCCTGACTTGACTCAACCAATTGTTGGTGATGCCTTTGCACCACGTAATCCTTATGCATTAAATGTAGATTTTAAACAAGAACCACCAATGTTTAAGATCAATGATCATCATTATGCGGCAACTTGGTTACTTGATTCACGTGCACCTAAAGTAGCGGTTCCAGCAATCTTGCAAAAGCGTATCCGAAAAATGAAAGAAGCTGATCTAAATGACTGA
- a CDS encoding ABC transporter permease, which produces MNNNEKTDFEFAPKSTTSDHYAGKSYSFGQLVWRRFLKNKAAVISVFVLIIIVLIAFLAPHFSRFSPNTPYPSDSNLAPGMKGHWFGTDNLGRDIFVRVAAGTSVSLEVAMVAMIIDLVIGTSFGLVSGYFGGKVDLFMQRITEILSTIPMIIIVTLLVLVMKPGLVSIIMAMVLVGWINMSRIVRAQVLELKTSEYVLSARTMGESNLKIIFSQILPNALGQIITTFMLSVPNAIFLEAFLAFIGLGVPAPLASLGTMINDGYTQAIVYPYMVIFPVLFLAAIMLTFNIIADGLRDAIEGN; this is translated from the coding sequence ATGAACAATAATGAAAAGACTGATTTCGAATTTGCTCCTAAATCTACCACATCTGATCATTATGCAGGTAAGTCATATTCTTTTGGTCAGTTAGTTTGGCGACGTTTTTTAAAAAATAAGGCAGCGGTCATTAGTGTCTTTGTATTAATTATAATCGTTTTAATTGCTTTTTTGGCGCCACACTTTAGTCGATTTTCACCTAATACTCCTTATCCTAGTGATTCGAATTTAGCACCTGGAATGAAAGGACACTGGTTTGGTACGGATAATCTGGGTCGAGATATTTTTGTCCGGGTAGCAGCAGGTACTTCAGTTTCTTTAGAAGTGGCTATGGTTGCCATGATAATTGATTTGGTAATTGGTACTAGCTTTGGCTTAGTTTCAGGTTATTTTGGCGGTAAAGTTGATCTATTTATGCAGCGGATTACTGAAATTCTAAGCACCATACCAATGATTATTATTGTTACTTTGCTGGTTTTAGTAATGAAGCCAGGATTAGTTAGTATCATTATGGCCATGGTATTAGTTGGTTGGATTAATATGAGCCGAATTGTACGTGCACAAGTCTTGGAATTGAAAACTAGTGAGTACGTTTTGTCTGCTAGAACTATGGGGGAAAGTAATTTAAAAATTATTTTTTCACAAATTTTGCCTAATGCGCTCGGACAAATTATTACCACTTTCATGTTGTCTGTACCTAATGCTATTTTCTTGGAAGCCTTTTTGGCCTTTATTGGGTTGGGAGTCCCTGCACCTTTAGCATCACTTGGGACAATGATTAATGATGGCTACACTCAAGCAATTGTTTATCCATATATGGTGATTTTCCCGGTGCTATTTTTAGCAGCAATTATGTTGACATTTAATATAATTGCCGATGGCTTGCGCGATGCGATTGAAGGAAACTAG
- a CDS encoding ABC transporter permease translates to MKKYVLKRILIAIVTLFLITLILFMMEKVMPGSPFNDEKMTHAQVAALYHKYGLDGPVWLQFVNYLKNMLTGDFGVSYSIQVNTPVTTMILQHFTVSLQIGLQATALGAVTGFLMGVVAALKQNTIWDNLMTGVSVLGISLPNFVVALIISLLFSYKLMFFPSTYQPNQPFLSSILPTVALSTFTMASIEKYVRNDMVEIMNSDYYRLADSKGIKKYQLIGHHVLRNTLISVITVLAPLMIDLIAGSMVIEKAFAIPGLGTLYISAIQANDYNVVLGITFFYALLFIGIMLVVDILYGLIDPRIRLDEGE, encoded by the coding sequence TTGAAAAAATATGTTTTAAAAAGAATTCTAATTGCAATTGTTACCTTATTTTTGATTACTTTAATTCTGTTTATGATGGAAAAGGTCATGCCGGGATCACCGTTTAATGATGAAAAAATGACCCATGCTCAAGTTGCAGCACTTTATCATAAATATGGCTTAGACGGACCAGTCTGGTTGCAATTTGTGAATTATTTGAAGAATATGCTAACTGGTGATTTTGGAGTGTCATATTCAATTCAAGTTAATACACCAGTAACAACCATGATTTTGCAACATTTTACTGTGTCACTTCAAATTGGGCTGCAAGCTACTGCCTTAGGAGCAGTTACTGGTTTTTTAATGGGTGTTGTTGCTGCTTTAAAGCAAAATACCATTTGGGATAACTTAATGACTGGAGTATCAGTTTTAGGAATTAGTTTACCAAACTTTGTAGTTGCACTAATTATTTCTTTGTTATTTTCTTACAAATTGATGTTTTTCCCAAGCACTTATCAACCTAATCAGCCATTTTTATCCAGTATTTTGCCAACTGTGGCTTTGAGTACATTTACGATGGCAAGTATTGAAAAATATGTCCGTAACGATATGGTTGAAATCATGAATTCTGATTATTATCGTTTGGCTGATTCTAAGGGAATTAAAAAATATCAATTAATCGGTCATCACGTTTTACGAAATACTTTAATTTCTGTGATTACTGTTTTAGCACCATTAATGATCGATTTAATTGCTGGTAGTATGGTAATCGAGAAAGCTTTTGCAATTCCAGGATTAGGGACCTTGTATATTAGTGCAATTCAAGCAAATGACTATAACGTTGTCTTGGGTATTACGTTTTTTTATGCACTGCTTTTTATCGGAATTATGCTAGTAGTTGATATTTTGTATGGCTTAATTGATCCACGAATTAGATTGGATGAGGGTGAGTAA
- a CDS encoding peptide ABC transporter substrate-binding protein, producing the protein MKKRAIFATATLACFGMLLTGCQNNSNSSNKEQSKITVVQDVPVDSLDPVLAYQNTSSTVVDNINEGLYTIDPKGKAELALASKVKSSNHGLTKTYTIRKNAKWSNGDPVTADDFVFSWRRLADPKIASAFNFQPGAAGIKNADAIVAGKKPVKSLGVSAKDKKTLVVELDREVPYLSKLLAFSAFSPVNHQYFKKVGKKFAQDSKHLVYEGPYQLKDWKSGDNNVNLVKNPKYWNAKNVNIKEVKLNVITDPEKAAIAYQNGSADYVHLSGQLVSKYRKDKGFKNKVGNFTQYVMFNVKKPGLDNADLRKAISASIDRQEITKHILKDGSVPTHSMVMKDLVTNPKTGKDFADESTTNYSQYSPTEAKRYWKKAKSSTQLRSFTLLYDDSDPSYANVAAYIKAQIEKNLPGMKVNLQQVSKKTRVDKMMKANYDATLTRWGPDYADPTAILSMYQSKNDSNYGRWSNAEFDQLLADSNQMTNQAKRYDKLLKANNVLINSASCPPLYQNGYPILIRPNIKGLEMHIAGVPFVFKYASIK; encoded by the coding sequence ATGAAAAAAAGAGCAATATTTGCTACGGCTACGTTGGCTTGCTTTGGCATGCTGTTAACAGGTTGTCAGAACAATTCCAATTCAAGTAATAAAGAGCAAAGCAAAATAACGGTCGTTCAAGATGTGCCAGTTGACTCACTTGATCCAGTATTAGCATATCAAAATACTTCATCTACTGTAGTTGATAATATTAATGAAGGACTTTATACAATTGATCCTAAGGGAAAAGCAGAATTAGCCTTAGCTTCAAAAGTAAAAAGCAGTAATCATGGCTTGACTAAGACCTACACTATTCGTAAGAATGCCAAATGGTCAAATGGAGATCCAGTCACAGCTGATGACTTTGTCTTTTCTTGGCGACGTCTAGCTGATCCTAAGATTGCTTCTGCGTTCAATTTTCAGCCAGGCGCTGCTGGAATTAAAAATGCAGATGCTATTGTGGCAGGAAAAAAGCCGGTAAAATCATTAGGTGTTTCAGCTAAAGATAAGAAAACATTAGTAGTTGAACTCGATAGGGAAGTGCCATACCTATCTAAATTATTGGCGTTTAGCGCTTTTTCGCCAGTCAATCATCAATACTTTAAAAAGGTAGGTAAGAAGTTTGCTCAAGATTCTAAGCATCTTGTATATGAGGGACCTTACCAATTAAAAGATTGGAAGTCAGGCGATAATAACGTTAATTTAGTAAAAAATCCTAAATACTGGAATGCTAAGAACGTTAACATCAAAGAAGTTAAGCTTAATGTGATTACTGATCCTGAAAAGGCAGCAATAGCTTATCAAAATGGTAGTGCCGATTATGTTCACTTAAGTGGTCAATTGGTTTCTAAGTATCGCAAGGATAAAGGCTTTAAGAATAAGGTTGGTAATTTTACCCAATATGTAATGTTTAATGTTAAAAAGCCTGGCTTAGATAATGCTGATTTACGTAAGGCAATTTCTGCAAGTATTGATCGCCAAGAGATAACAAAACATATTCTAAAAGACGGATCTGTTCCAACCCATTCAATGGTTATGAAGGATTTAGTTACCAATCCTAAAACTGGTAAAGATTTTGCAGATGAGTCAACGACAAATTATTCACAATATTCACCTACTGAGGCTAAGCGTTATTGGAAGAAAGCTAAGTCAAGTACACAACTAAGATCGTTTACGCTACTTTATGATGATAGTGATCCTTCTTATGCGAACGTGGCAGCTTATATTAAAGCGCAAATTGAAAAGAATTTGCCAGGGATGAAAGTTAATCTGCAACAGGTTTCTAAGAAGACACGGGTTGATAAGATGATGAAGGCCAATTATGATGCAACCCTTACTCGTTGGGGACCTGACTATGCTGATCCAACAGCGATTTTAAGTATGTACCAATCCAAAAATGATAGTAACTATGGTCGCTGGTCAAATGCAGAATTTGATCAACTGTTAGCTGATTCTAATCAAATGACCAATCAGGCTAAGCGCTATGACAAGCTCCTTAAAGCTAATAATGTTTTAATTAACAGCGCTTCTTGTCCACCGCTATACCAAAATGGTTATCCGATTTTAATTAGACCTAATATTAAAGGCTTAGAGATGCACATTGCTGGTGTACCATTTGTCTTTAAATATGCATCAATTAAATAG